The following are encoded in a window of Fischerella sp. PCC 9605 genomic DNA:
- the proC gene encoding pyrroline-5-carboxylate reductase, with amino-acid sequence MTIKFSLIGGGVMGEALLSRLIARSIYQPSEVMVSEPQSARQDFLAHQYNVAVTADNCLVFKQATEVVCLAVKPQVFSAIAQELADVIDKGYSPLVVSVLAGVPLTHLEAAFPQLPVIRAMPNTPATVGAGITAITPGAYTHANHLEIARQLFSAVGEVVEVPESLMDAVTGLSGSGPAYVALMVEALADGGVAAGLSRAIAYRLALQTVLGTAQLLHDTKIHPAELKDRVTSPGGTTIAGIAQLERSAFRSALIEAVKAATIRSQELGK; translated from the coding sequence ATGACAATCAAATTTAGTTTAATTGGTGGCGGGGTAATGGGAGAAGCTTTATTATCCCGCCTTATTGCTCGTTCAATTTATCAACCATCAGAAGTGATGGTTAGTGAACCGCAGTCTGCACGTCAGGATTTTCTAGCGCATCAGTACAATGTGGCTGTGACAGCTGATAACTGCCTGGTTTTCAAACAAGCAACAGAAGTGGTGTGTTTGGCGGTTAAACCTCAGGTATTCAGTGCGATCGCCCAAGAGTTAGCAGATGTCATCGATAAGGGATACTCGCCGCTGGTAGTTTCTGTGTTGGCAGGTGTACCTCTAACTCATCTCGAAGCAGCTTTTCCCCAATTGCCAGTCATTCGCGCCATGCCCAATACACCCGCAACAGTAGGTGCAGGCATCACCGCCATCACCCCTGGCGCTTATACCCATGCTAATCATCTGGAAATAGCACGGCAGCTGTTTTCTGCGGTAGGGGAAGTAGTAGAAGTTCCCGAATCGCTGATGGATGCAGTCACTGGACTATCGGGTAGTGGCCCTGCTTACGTAGCGTTAATGGTAGAAGCACTTGCTGATGGCGGAGTTGCCGCAGGTTTATCCAGAGCGATCGCTTATCGACTAGCTTTACAAACCGTCTTGGGAACAGCGCAGTTATTGCACGACACCAAAATCCACCCAGCAGAACTCAAAGACCGCGTTACCAGTCCCGGCGGAACAACAATTGCTGGCATTGCCCAATTAGAACGCTCAGCATTTCGCTCAGCCTTAATTGAAGCAGTCAAGGCGGCTACAATTCGCTCCCAGGAATTGGGGAAGTGA
- a CDS encoding DEAD/DEAH box helicase — protein MNYSALSPEVDPSSIFPFELDKFQLDAIASLNAGRSVVVCAPTGSGKTLVGEYAIYRALARGKRVFYTTPLKALSNQKLRDFREQFGFDFVGLLTGDASINRDAPIVVMTTEIFRNMLYGTPIGQVGISLTDVEAVVLDECHYMNDRQRGTVWEESIIYCPREVQLVALSATVANSEQLTDWLNQVHGPTDLIYSDFRPVPLEFHFGNIKGVFPLLNEDKTQINPRLLKKGRRKEYEKGKGNRKPEAPSINFILSYLQQRDMLPAIYFIFSRRGCDKAVAEVGDLWLVNEQEAQQLRLQIDEFLTRNPEAGRSGHIAPLYRGIAAHHAGILPAWKVLVEELFQQGLIKVVFATETLAAGINMPARTTVISSISKRTDTGHRMLTASEFLQMAGRAGRRGMDEVGHVVTLQTPFEGAEHAAALAIKKPDPLVSHFTPSYGMVLNLLQIHTLEEARELVERSFGQYLANLHLRPRQQHIAELQAELAQIQTQIAAVEESELASYEKLRQRLKVEQKLLKTLQEQALEARQEELAMMLNFAVSGTLLSLKGKNITVSSPITAVLVGKAQVSGQNPYLVCLGQDNRWYVATTADVVNLYAELPRIDVPPELLPPPEMPLKPGQSYPGNEENFAIASQIPEPDDSLHIAPEVAEQLRHVAALQEEFEAHPLRKAGNVGSIFKGKVRAFELEAEIQELQAQVEQQSQRHWEEFLNLIEILQYFECLDNLVPTQLGQIAAAIRGENELWLGLVLASGELDNLDPHHLAAAAAALVTETPRPDSKVRFDVSNEVAEALAKLRGIRRKMFQLQRRYNVALPIWLEFELISLVEQWALGMDWIELCDNTSLDEGDVVRILRRTLDLLSQIPHVPYLSESLRRNTYRAIQLIDRFPVNEVVE, from the coding sequence GTGAATTATTCTGCCCTGTCTCCAGAAGTTGATCCCAGTTCTATATTTCCTTTTGAACTGGATAAATTCCAGCTAGATGCGATCGCTTCCCTAAATGCTGGAAGGTCTGTCGTTGTGTGTGCGCCCACGGGTTCGGGTAAAACGTTAGTGGGGGAATATGCCATCTATCGTGCTTTGGCGCGAGGAAAGCGAGTGTTTTATACTACCCCCCTAAAGGCGCTTTCCAATCAAAAGCTACGCGACTTTCGCGAACAATTTGGTTTTGATTTCGTTGGATTGTTAACTGGAGATGCCAGCATCAACCGGGATGCGCCGATTGTAGTGATGACTACAGAAATTTTCCGGAACATGCTTTACGGCACACCCATTGGGCAGGTCGGTATCTCCTTAACAGATGTGGAGGCAGTGGTGCTAGATGAGTGCCACTACATGAACGATCGCCAACGGGGGACTGTTTGGGAAGAATCAATTATTTATTGTCCCCGTGAAGTTCAACTAGTAGCATTGTCGGCCACAGTTGCTAACAGCGAACAACTCACAGATTGGCTAAATCAAGTTCATGGCCCTACAGACTTGATTTATTCAGATTTTCGTCCTGTTCCCTTGGAATTCCATTTTGGCAATATCAAGGGAGTATTTCCGCTATTGAATGAGGATAAGACTCAAATCAATCCCCGCCTACTCAAAAAGGGGAGAAGGAAAGAGTATGAAAAAGGCAAGGGCAATCGCAAACCAGAAGCCCCTAGCATAAATTTTATCCTCAGCTATCTCCAACAACGGGATATGCTACCGGCAATTTACTTTATTTTTAGCCGCCGGGGATGCGATAAAGCTGTGGCAGAAGTGGGCGATCTGTGGCTAGTCAATGAGCAAGAGGCACAGCAATTACGGCTGCAAATTGACGAATTTTTAACCCGCAACCCAGAAGCAGGACGTTCTGGACATATTGCCCCCCTGTACCGGGGTATAGCCGCACATCATGCGGGGATTTTGCCCGCTTGGAAAGTTTTGGTAGAAGAACTATTTCAGCAGGGGCTGATTAAGGTAGTATTCGCAACTGAGACACTGGCAGCAGGAATTAATATGCCTGCTCGGACAACAGTCATTTCCAGTATTTCCAAGCGCACCGACACCGGACACCGCATGTTGACAGCTTCTGAGTTCCTACAAATGGCGGGTAGGGCTGGTCGTCGTGGTATGGATGAAGTGGGTCATGTGGTGACACTGCAAACTCCTTTTGAGGGAGCAGAACATGCAGCAGCTTTGGCAATCAAAAAACCAGACCCCTTGGTCAGCCATTTTACGCCTAGTTATGGCATGGTGTTAAACTTGTTGCAGATTCACACCTTAGAAGAAGCTAGAGAATTAGTGGAACGTAGCTTTGGGCAGTATTTGGCGAATTTGCACTTACGGCCAAGACAGCAGCATATTGCTGAACTACAAGCAGAACTAGCCCAAATTCAGACGCAAATTGCTGCTGTGGAGGAAAGCGAACTTGCTAGCTATGAAAAATTGCGACAACGCCTGAAAGTAGAACAAAAACTGTTAAAGACGCTGCAAGAGCAAGCATTAGAAGCCCGGCAAGAAGAATTAGCAATGATGTTAAACTTTGCCGTGTCGGGAACATTACTAAGCTTGAAGGGCAAAAATATTACAGTATCGTCGCCTATCACTGCGGTGTTAGTAGGAAAAGCTCAAGTTTCCGGGCAGAACCCCTACTTAGTATGTTTGGGGCAAGATAACCGCTGGTATGTGGCCACAACGGCAGATGTAGTAAATTTGTATGCAGAATTACCGCGGATTGATGTGCCTCCTGAGTTGCTACCACCACCAGAAATGCCATTGAAGCCAGGACAGTCATATCCTGGTAACGAGGAAAATTTCGCGATCGCCTCACAAATACCCGAACCAGATGATTCTCTGCATATAGCACCAGAGGTAGCAGAACAACTCCGGCACGTTGCTGCTTTGCAAGAGGAATTTGAGGCTCACCCCCTACGTAAAGCCGGCAATGTCGGTAGTATTTTTAAAGGCAAGGTACGCGCCTTTGAATTAGAAGCAGAAATTCAAGAGTTACAAGCACAGGTAGAGCAACAATCCCAGCGACATTGGGAAGAGTTTCTTAACCTAATTGAAATTTTGCAGTACTTTGAATGTTTAGATAATTTGGTGCCTACCCAATTAGGACAAATAGCGGCAGCAATTCGAGGTGAAAATGAATTATGGCTGGGTTTAGTGCTTGCCAGTGGAGAACTTGACAACCTCGATCCACACCATTTAGCAGCTGCGGCTGCGGCTTTAGTAACAGAAACTCCGCGTCCAGACAGCAAAGTACGCTTTGATGTCAGCAACGAAGTTGCAGAAGCTTTAGCAAAACTACGCGGAATTCGCCGCAAGATGTTCCAGCTGCAACGTCGATATAATGTGGCTTTACCTATCTGGTTGGAATTTGAGTTAATTTCCTTAGTGGAACAATGGGCGCTAGGGATGGATTGGATTGAACTGTGCGATAACACCAGTTTGGATGAAGGTGATGTTGTAAGGATTTTACGCCGAACCTTAGATTTGTTATCGCAAATTCCCCACGTACCGTATTTGTCAGAATCTTTGCGGCGCAATACTTACCGTGCCATACAGTTGATTGATAGATTCCCGGTAAATGAAGTAGTCGAGTAG
- a CDS encoding toll/interleukin-1 receptor domain-containing protein: MEHNVFLCHNSKEKAEVARIREQLKQREILAWLDKYDFEPFRPWQDQLEEIIPQIKAVAVFIGSSGVGPWANIEMREFLVEFAHRKLRMGLVILPGCPDELIEKVPRFMRSFHWVDFRQQDPDPMNQLIWGITGRKPEPQNPTPNPSPQAGRG, from the coding sequence ATGGAACACAATGTTTTCCTTTGCCATAACAGCAAAGAAAAGGCAGAGGTAGCAAGAATTAGAGAGCAACTAAAGCAGAGGGAAATCTTAGCTTGGCTAGATAAGTATGACTTTGAGCCATTTCGACCTTGGCAAGACCAACTCGAAGAAATTATTCCTCAAATCAAAGCTGTAGCTGTATTTATCGGTTCTTCTGGTGTAGGGCCTTGGGCAAATATTGAAATGAGAGAGTTTCTTGTTGAGTTTGCCCACCGTAAGCTTCGCATGGGTTTAGTCATCCTCCCTGGTTGCCCTGATGAACTCATAGAGAAAGTTCCAAGATTCATGAGGAGCTTCCATTGGGTAGATTTTCGCCAGCAAGACCCCGATCCGATGAATCAGTTGATTTGGGGTATTACTGGTCGAAAGCCAGAGCCGCAGAACCCCACCCCTAACCCCTCCCCGCAAGCGGGGAGGGGTTAG
- a CDS encoding GUN4 domain-containing protein: protein MQSTPTISSQPTQADDLASEKGVDYTKLRDLLAAHNWKEADEETYRVMIQAVGKKDGDWFTSEELLNFPCTDLRTIDHLWVEYSNGQFGFSVQKEIYLSVGGKPDGKYYEEAWKYTGRSRRDGKSNESVEIRRVSARRDGKSNESVENWEDVRRRVTRVATRRPSTRGASSWGGTDRRRRPTRHLPTSVPVDPTDQTPPHLRPLHRGGLSLAHRDL from the coding sequence ATGCAATCAACACCAACCATCTCTAGTCAACCGACTCAGGCAGATGACCTTGCCTCAGAAAAAGGCGTAGACTACACCAAACTACGCGATCTACTAGCAGCACATAACTGGAAAGAAGCTGACGAGGAAACCTATCGGGTGATGATTCAGGCAGTAGGTAAAAAAGATGGCGACTGGTTCACCTCAGAAGAACTCTTAAATTTTCCCTGCACTGACCTCCGCACAATTGACCATCTTTGGGTAGAATACAGCAATGGGCAATTTGGCTTCAGTGTCCAAAAGGAAATTTACCTGAGCGTCGGTGGCAAACCAGACGGCAAGTATTATGAAGAAGCCTGGAAATATACCGGGCGATCGCGTCGGGATGGGAAGAGCAATGAGAGTGTCGAGATCCGCCGCGTGAGTGCGCGTCGGGATGGGAAGAGCAATGAGAGTGTCGAGAACTGGGAGGACGTCCGTCGACGCGTGACGCGCGTGGCGACGCGTCGTCCGTCGACGCGTGGTGCCAGTTCGTGGGGTGGGACCGACCGACGACGACGACCGACCAGACACCTCCCCACCTCCGTCCCAGTAGATCCGACCGACCAGACACCTCCCCACCTCCGTCCCTTGCACCGGGGCGGTCTCTCTCTCGCGCATCGAGACTTGTAA